Proteins co-encoded in one Setaria viridis chromosome 9, Setaria_viridis_v4.0, whole genome shotgun sequence genomic window:
- the LOC117837695 gene encoding protein RESPONSE TO LOW SULFUR 2 has protein sequence MMTRKATVDAREAEEIRRRNAELERAVAEAAAREERLRRELEAALARLAVAEEGEERLCVQLGELEAEAVTQAVEYREHVRALSERLAFADGVLRNSGIAAGVGSSG, from the coding sequence ATGATGACGAGGAAGGCGACCGTGGACGccagggaggcggaggagatcaGGCGGAGGAACGCCGAGCTCGagagggcggtggcggaggcggcggcgagggaggagcggctgcggcgggagctggaggcggcgctggcgcggctggccgtggccgaggagggcgaggagagGCTGTGCGTGCAGCTGGGCGAGCTGGAGGCCGAGGCCGTGACGCAGGCCGTCGAGTACCGGGAGCACGTCAGGGCGCTCTCCGAGCGGCTCGCCTTCGCCGACGGTGTGCTCAGGAACTCCGggatcgccgccggcgtcgggaGCAGTGGTTGA